A single Sphingopyxis chilensis DNA region contains:
- a CDS encoding molybdopterin-containing oxidoreductase family protein: protein MADRLAAGADGSHITYCRLCEAQCGLVAEVRDGVIVKVGPDRAHPVSEGHLCVKGPGMVSITYDPDRVLAPLKRTGGPGEFTPVSWDEALGDIAARLKTVLDRDGGGAVGVYAGNPASFATLHYSYASSFGRALGPAKIFNALHVDTGAKNLAQELLFGSPVHWTFPDLEECDFLILLGANPMVSHMSIISEPRALHKLQAIHERGGVVVVDPRRTETARRFEHVAVRPDSDAWLLAAMLNHIFARELEARELLETRTAGWTDLRAALRPLTPEVAAGRCGIAPGTIRDLAERFVRARTSACYGRVGTNRGRYSTLTNILIESLNVVAGRFGQPGGWVTGISPIANPDVPTPFPPYGAQRSRIGNFPLILNYTPGGTLADEITTPGQGRMKALFVDCGNPVHSYPEGDKTAAALEELELLVSIDFYMTETSRHADYILPAMTFYEREDLTDLWVTNAVRPWVQYTPPVIGPRGEARLESDVYDEILERLGLPGLFAALGTSETPRPGLMEAADTLLRMGAYGDRFGTKPEGLSIARLREEFPHGARVADRVDAAASWTRVRTENGRVRLWHEVTDAELERLLAERAQEGADTLYLFGRRKLGSLNSWMHNVERLVRSEKPTLLMHPDDARDRQIANGARVRISTAIASLEVEAEISEDVVRGSVNYPHGWGHKGGWRRAAELPGVNINLLASARPGDFEQVSGMAHLDGIAVTVTPA, encoded by the coding sequence ATGGCTGATCGTTTGGCAGCGGGAGCGGACGGCTCCCACATCACCTATTGCCGCCTTTGCGAGGCGCAATGCGGCCTCGTGGCGGAAGTCCGGGACGGGGTGATCGTCAAGGTCGGACCCGACCGGGCGCACCCCGTTTCCGAGGGCCATCTGTGCGTCAAGGGGCCGGGCATGGTCTCGATCACCTATGACCCTGACCGCGTCCTCGCGCCGCTGAAGCGCACGGGCGGCCCGGGCGAATTTACACCCGTGAGCTGGGACGAGGCGCTGGGCGACATCGCGGCGCGGCTGAAGACGGTGCTCGATCGCGACGGTGGCGGCGCTGTTGGCGTCTATGCCGGCAATCCCGCGTCCTTTGCGACGCTCCATTACAGCTATGCAAGCTCGTTCGGGCGGGCGCTTGGACCCGCGAAGATTTTCAATGCGCTCCATGTCGACACCGGCGCTAAGAATCTGGCGCAGGAGCTTCTGTTCGGAAGCCCGGTGCACTGGACCTTTCCCGACCTCGAGGAGTGCGATTTCCTGATCTTGCTCGGTGCGAACCCGATGGTGTCGCACATGTCGATCATCTCGGAGCCGCGGGCGCTGCACAAATTGCAGGCGATCCACGAGCGGGGCGGGGTGGTCGTCGTCGATCCGCGCCGCACTGAGACCGCGAGGCGCTTCGAGCATGTCGCCGTCCGTCCCGACAGCGACGCTTGGCTGCTCGCCGCGATGCTCAATCATATTTTCGCGCGGGAACTGGAAGCCCGCGAACTGCTCGAGACGCGCACCGCCGGCTGGACCGATCTGCGCGCGGCGCTACGTCCCCTCACGCCCGAGGTGGCCGCCGGGCGCTGCGGCATCGCGCCCGGGACGATCCGCGACCTTGCGGAGCGCTTTGTTCGCGCGCGCACATCCGCCTGCTACGGACGGGTCGGAACCAATCGCGGCCGCTACTCGACGCTCACCAATATTCTCATCGAATCGCTGAACGTCGTCGCGGGCCGGTTCGGCCAGCCCGGCGGCTGGGTGACGGGCATATCGCCGATCGCGAACCCCGACGTCCCGACACCCTTTCCGCCCTATGGCGCGCAGCGCTCGCGCATCGGCAATTTCCCGCTGATCCTGAACTATACGCCCGGCGGCACGCTGGCGGACGAGATCACGACGCCAGGGCAGGGGCGGATGAAGGCCCTGTTCGTCGACTGCGGTAATCCCGTCCACTCCTATCCCGAGGGCGACAAGACGGCGGCGGCATTGGAGGAGCTCGAACTGCTCGTCTCGATCGACTTCTACATGACGGAGACATCGCGGCACGCCGACTATATCCTGCCCGCCATGACCTTCTACGAGCGCGAGGATCTGACCGACCTCTGGGTCACCAACGCGGTGCGGCCCTGGGTGCAATATACGCCGCCGGTCATCGGGCCGCGCGGCGAGGCGCGGCTCGAATCTGACGTCTATGACGAAATCCTCGAACGGCTCGGCTTGCCGGGCCTGTTCGCGGCGCTGGGTACAAGCGAGACGCCGCGCCCCGGGCTGATGGAGGCTGCCGACACGCTGCTGCGCATGGGCGCCTATGGCGACAGGTTCGGGACGAAGCCCGAAGGCTTGTCGATCGCGAGGCTGCGCGAGGAATTTCCCCACGGCGCGCGCGTCGCCGACCGGGTGGACGCTGCCGCATCATGGACGCGCGTGCGAACGGAGAACGGCCGCGTGCGGCTGTGGCACGAGGTCACCGACGCCGAACTCGAGCGGCTTCTCGCCGAGCGGGCGCAAGAGGGCGCGGACACGCTCTATCTCTTCGGCCGCCGCAAACTCGGTTCGCTGAACAGCTGGATGCACAATGTCGAGCGGCTTGTTCGCTCGGAAAAGCCGACGCTGCTGATGCATCCCGACGATGCCCGCGATCGCCAGATCGCCAACGGAGCGCGCGTGCGCATCAGCACGGCCATTGCCTCGCTTGAGGTCGAAGCCGAGATCAGCGAGGATGTCGTACGTGGTTCGGTGAACTATCCGCACGGATGGGGGCACAAGGGCGGCTGGCGGCGCGCCGCCGAATTGCCCGGCGTCAACATCAACCTGCTCGCTTCGGCGCGGCCAGGGGATTTCGAGCAGGTATCGGGAATGGCGCATCTCGACGGCATCGCGGTCACCGTAACCCCCGCCTGA